A genomic region of Oncorhynchus mykiss isolate Arlee chromosome 2, USDA_OmykA_1.1, whole genome shotgun sequence contains the following coding sequences:
- the setd6 gene encoding N-lysine methyltransferase setd6 isoform X2: protein MLAKEDIDEGELLFTIPRMALLHQGTTKVLAVLEEGKASLENTSGWVPLLLALMYEYTSPQSHWRPYLSLWSDFTALDHPMFWSKDERDRLLKGTGIPEAVDTDLTNIQKEYKDIVLPFITLHPDLWDPERHTLDLYRSLVAFVMAYSFQEPLDEEDEDEKDPNPPMMVPIADMLNHVSNHNANLEYTPECLKMVSVRSIRKGEEVFNTYGQMANWQLLHMYGFAEPYQSNSNDTADIPMSNVYKAAVQVTRSEAEQRLLVEKWSLLCEMEMVGDKGVFIFGKSGSLTDTEMYTTLKILCMSVEEFEDFRENEGWEEADDDEEKMLQALSNEGLPSLPPLWRHLVHAAARFTLASYGEDMLRDKVLLEDKDGYAKLSSRQRRALQVRYGQKTILHQLLELTKP from the exons ATGCTGGCTAAGGAGGACATAGATGAAGGAGAGTTGCTCTTTACTATACCCAGAATGGCTCTTCTGCACCAAGGCACCACCAAGGTCCTGGCTGTGCTGGAGGAGG GTAAAGCATCTTTGGAGAACACGTCTGGATGGGTGCCCCTCCTCCTGGCACTGATGTATGAGTACACATCTCCCCAGTCCCACTGGAGGCCTTACCTATCCCTCTGGTCTGACTTCACAGCTCTGGATCACCCCATGTTCTG GTCAAAGGATGAGCGGGACAGACTCCTGAAGGGGACAGGGATCCCAGAGGCGGTGGATACTGACCTCACCAACATCCAGAAAGAGTACAAAGACATCGTCCTACCTTTCATTACGTTACACCCTGACCTGTGGGACCCAGAGAGACATACACTGGACCTCTACAGAAGCCTGGTGGCTTTTGTCATGGCTTACAG TTTCCAGGAGCCCctggatgaggaggatgaggatgagaaGGACCCCAATCCTCCCATGATGGTGCCCATTGCGGACATGTTGAACCATGTGTCAAATCACAACGCCAATCTGGAATACACACCC GAGTGTTTGAAGATGGTGTCAGTGCGAAGTATCCGGAAAGGAGAGGAAGTGTTCAACACATATGGTCAGATGGCCAACTGGCAGCTCCTACACATGTATGGCTTTGCCGAGCCATATCAAAGTAATAGCAACGACACGGCAGACATACCCATGTCCAATGTATACAAAGCAGCTGTGCAAG TGACTCGGTCTGAAGCCGAACAGCGCCTCCTTGTGgagaagtggagtcttttgtgtGAGATGGAGATGGTTGGAGACAAGGGAGTGTTTATCTTTGGAAAGTCAGGGTCCCTCACTGACACAGAGATGTACACAACACTCAAG ATCCTGTGCATGTCAGTAGAGGAGTTTGAGGACTTCAGAGAGAACGAAGGCTGGGAGGAGGCAGATGATGACGAGGAGAAAATGTTGCAGGCACTCTCCAACGAAGGCCTGCCTAGTCTGCCCCCTCTCTGGAGGCATCTGGTGCACGCTGCAGCCCGCTTCACACTGGCCTCTTATGGGGAGGATATGCTGAGAGACAAGGTGCTGCTGGAGGATAAAGATGGCTATGCAAAACTGAGCAGCCGGCAGAGGAGAGCACTCCAGGTCCGCTACGGACAGAAGACTATCCTGCATCAGCTTCTGGAGCTCACCAAACCATAA
- the setd6 gene encoding N-lysine methyltransferase setd6 isoform X1, protein MATDAKRLKTEGSDPLQSFLQWCEGVGLKLNNKVYISNEGTVAEYGMLAKEDIDEGELLFTIPRMALLHQGTTKVLAVLEEGKASLENTSGWVPLLLALMYEYTSPQSHWRPYLSLWSDFTALDHPMFWSKDERDRLLKGTGIPEAVDTDLTNIQKEYKDIVLPFITLHPDLWDPERHTLDLYRSLVAFVMAYSFQEPLDEEDEDEKDPNPPMMVPIADMLNHVSNHNANLEYTPECLKMVSVRSIRKGEEVFNTYGQMANWQLLHMYGFAEPYQSNSNDTADIPMSNVYKAAVQVTRSEAEQRLLVEKWSLLCEMEMVGDKGVFIFGKSGSLTDTEMYTTLKILCMSVEEFEDFRENEGWEEADDDEEKMLQALSNEGLPSLPPLWRHLVHAAARFTLASYGEDMLRDKVLLEDKDGYAKLSSRQRRALQVRYGQKTILHQLLELTKP, encoded by the exons GTGTACATCAGCAATGAGGGCACAGTGGCAGAGTATGGCATGCTGGCTAAGGAGGACATAGATGAAGGAGAGTTGCTCTTTACTATACCCAGAATGGCTCTTCTGCACCAAGGCACCACCAAGGTCCTGGCTGTGCTGGAGGAGG GTAAAGCATCTTTGGAGAACACGTCTGGATGGGTGCCCCTCCTCCTGGCACTGATGTATGAGTACACATCTCCCCAGTCCCACTGGAGGCCTTACCTATCCCTCTGGTCTGACTTCACAGCTCTGGATCACCCCATGTTCTG GTCAAAGGATGAGCGGGACAGACTCCTGAAGGGGACAGGGATCCCAGAGGCGGTGGATACTGACCTCACCAACATCCAGAAAGAGTACAAAGACATCGTCCTACCTTTCATTACGTTACACCCTGACCTGTGGGACCCAGAGAGACATACACTGGACCTCTACAGAAGCCTGGTGGCTTTTGTCATGGCTTACAG TTTCCAGGAGCCCctggatgaggaggatgaggatgagaaGGACCCCAATCCTCCCATGATGGTGCCCATTGCGGACATGTTGAACCATGTGTCAAATCACAACGCCAATCTGGAATACACACCC GAGTGTTTGAAGATGGTGTCAGTGCGAAGTATCCGGAAAGGAGAGGAAGTGTTCAACACATATGGTCAGATGGCCAACTGGCAGCTCCTACACATGTATGGCTTTGCCGAGCCATATCAAAGTAATAGCAACGACACGGCAGACATACCCATGTCCAATGTATACAAAGCAGCTGTGCAAG TGACTCGGTCTGAAGCCGAACAGCGCCTCCTTGTGgagaagtggagtcttttgtgtGAGATGGAGATGGTTGGAGACAAGGGAGTGTTTATCTTTGGAAAGTCAGGGTCCCTCACTGACACAGAGATGTACACAACACTCAAG ATCCTGTGCATGTCAGTAGAGGAGTTTGAGGACTTCAGAGAGAACGAAGGCTGGGAGGAGGCAGATGATGACGAGGAGAAAATGTTGCAGGCACTCTCCAACGAAGGCCTGCCTAGTCTGCCCCCTCTCTGGAGGCATCTGGTGCACGCTGCAGCCCGCTTCACACTGGCCTCTTATGGGGAGGATATGCTGAGAGACAAGGTGCTGCTGGAGGATAAAGATGGCTATGCAAAACTGAGCAGCCGGCAGAGGAGAGCACTCCAGGTCCGCTACGGACAGAAGACTATCCTGCATCAGCTTCTGGAGCTCACCAAACCATAA